CTATCGGATTTACTGAACCTTGGCTTTACAATACACCCACATCACTCGGTGTGAATTTATATGATACGAGACAAAATTATTCGTATGACATCCGTGAAACAGGAGCATATGTAACAATAGGAAGAAGATTAAAATGGCCCGATGATTTCTTCAGAGTTGATTATCAGGTTAAGTATCAGAAAACAGATGTAATAAACGGTGATAATTATTATCAGACAGGTGTAAGAGACCAGATTGCACTTAAACAGATTTTAACACGTTCATCTGTGTTTGATCCTGTCTTCCCTACTTCGGGTACAAAGTTTCAGTTATCGACTGAGTTATCAGGCGGACCTTTCTTACCAGGTAACACAGAATACATAAAAAATATTTTTACTATCGATGCATATGAAGCACTAACACGAGACAGAAAATTAGTTTTATATTCAAACTTCAATTTCTCTTTTATTAATTCACTCGCAGACGATAAATATTTGCCGCCAACTGAAGTATTCTACATGGGCGGTAACGGTTTAACATACAACACAATTTCACTAAGAGGTTACGATGATAGAAACGTAGGACCAAAATCAACAAGCAATAGTCCTATCGGAGGTAAAGTCGCAGTAAAATACTCAGCAGAGTTAAGATACGCATTATCATTAGATCCTCTGCCGATTTTTATTCTTGCATTTGCTGATGCAGGTAACGTATGGGGAGATATTAAAAAAACTGACCCGTTTGATTTAAGACGTTCAGTCGGATTTGGTACAAGACTTTTATTGCCGGCAGTTGGTTTGGTAGGATTTGACTTCGGTTACGGCTTTGACAGACTTATTGAAGACAAGCAGGACCCGAAATGGTTATTCCACTTCCAGTTTGGAAGAGGATTTTAATTTTAATTTTAATAATTTAATAAATACTTAAGGAGAATTATTCTTTGAAAACATCAGTAATAAAAATGGCATTTGCCTTCGCCGCATTGTTAATTTTAATAGGAGCGGGAAAATCTTACTCTCAGGCAAAAGTAGCATTTGTGGATAGCGAAGTTATATTGAAGCAGTTACCTGAATCGCAAAAAATTCAGAAAGACATGGAAGCTATGCAGAAAGTTTATCTTGATACAATAGCTGCCAAAGAAAATGATTTGAAGACACAGGCTGAAAACTTCAAAGCAAAATACGAAGATGCTCAGAAGAAAGTTGAATCAGGTCAGATTAAAGGTGAAGCTGAACTAAAAGCCCTTAATGAAGAAATGCAAAATCTTCAAAGAGAAATTCAGACAAACGGTGAGGCTTTAGATAATTACAAACAAAAAGTTCAGAACGATTTGCTTTCAAAACAGCAGGAGCTTTTTAAACCGGTAAGAGATAAAGTTACAAAAGCAATCGAAGATGTTGCAAAAGATATGAAAATAAATTTTGTATTTGATAAAGCTAACGGAGCTTTAATTTACGGAGATAAAGAATCAGATATTACCTTTAAAGTTTTAGATAAACTAAAATAATTTTTTTATTTGAATCTATATATCCTGTTTTAAAAATTAAAATATTACCATGGCTAAATTAAAAATTGTTTTATTTTTTATAGTTGTATTGATAGGATACTCATCCCTCGCTTCTGCTCAGACAAAGGTAGGATATAT
The genomic region above belongs to Bacteroidota bacterium and contains:
- a CDS encoding OmpH family outer membrane protein, translated to MKTSVIKMAFAFAALLILIGAGKSYSQAKVAFVDSEVILKQLPESQKIQKDMEAMQKVYLDTIAAKENDLKTQAENFKAKYEDAQKKVESGQIKGEAELKALNEEMQNLQREIQTNGEALDNYKQKVQNDLLSKQQELFKPVRDKVTKAIEDVAKDMKINFVFDKANGALIYGDKESDITFKVLDKLK